A genomic stretch from Pseudomonadota bacterium includes:
- a CDS encoding site-specific integrase: protein GGNWEGEAFAKPCQKPSFSTKPTVTVRGKGSLEMFDRTVTLDAGTTKNNEARVIYLTGELLEIIQERHREMDGPYVFHHDGHRIKDFRKVWVKAFKDAGIPEKLFHDLRRTAVRNMMRAGVPEKIAMKMSGHKTRSVFDRYNIVDMDDLKAGAEIVSVLHEEHRDRSKNPEGYNLVTVAFSGHGREA from the coding sequence GGGAGGAAATTGGGAAGGGGAGGCCTTCGCCAAGCCTTGTCAGAAGCCTTCCTTTTCCACCAAGCCCACGGTCACCGTCAGGGGGAAAGGTTCGTTAGAAATGTTTGACCGGACCGTCACCCTTGATGCGGGTACCACGAAAAACAACGAAGCACGGGTCATCTATCTCACCGGGGAATTACTTGAGATCATCCAGGAACGCCACAGGGAAATGGACGGCCCATATGTATTCCATCATGATGGACACAGGATAAAGGACTTTCGGAAGGTATGGGTCAAGGCCTTCAAGGATGCCGGGATTCCCGAGAAGCTCTTTCATGACCTCAGGAGGACGGCGGTAAGAAACATGATGAGGGCAGGCGTCCCGGAAAAGATCGCAATGAAGATGTCCGGACACAAAACTCGCTCAGTTTTTGACCGCTACAATATCGTCGATATGGACGATCTCAAGGCAGGGGCTGAAATAGTTTCTGTGCTCCACGAGGAACATCGGGACAGAAGCAAAAACCCTGAGGGTTACAATTTAGTTACAGTTGCATTCTCAGGGCATGGGAGGGAAGCGTGA